A stretch of the Notamacropus eugenii isolate mMacEug1 chromosome 2, mMacEug1.pri_v2, whole genome shotgun sequence genome encodes the following:
- the LOC140525687 gene encoding polyunsaturated fatty acid lipoxygenase ALOX15-like, with product MGRYLVGVETGSSVFAGSNNQVKLWLVGELGEEALDLRLRPCRGKVEEFNVEVSKILGPLLFVKVCKRRLLTEDNWFCNRITVQGPGDEGEEATFPCYRWVLSEGTVCFPEGTARTVRDDPRGFFKTYREEELKERKKQYSWQSWKDNVVRTVSGATLSDLPLDERFHEDKRIDFEFSLAKGLKDLAIKDTLNILTSWKSLEDFDRIFWPGQSKLAEKVRESWKDDAFFGYQFLNGANPMILRRSTKIPSRLKLPLGSEELQVELEKHLQAGSLFEADFSLLEGVQGNVVLCCQQYLAAPLVMLKLEPDGNLLPIAIQIQVPSLNSPTPPVFLPSDPPMAWLLAKAWVRSSDFQLHQLQYHLLRGHLMAEVISVATMRCLPTLHPIFKILIPHLRYTMEINIRARTGLVSDGGVFDQVVSSGGGGHVTILQKAGSHLTYRSLCPPNDLADRNLLGVPSSHYAQDALRLWDIIKRYVEGIVHLYYAGDEDVENDPEIQAWCKEITEIGLNGAQDRGFPTSFHSRDDLCFFVAMCIFTCTGQHSSVHQGQLDWYAWVPNAPCTMRMPPPSGKDVTLEMVMATLPNVHQASLQMSITWQLGRTQPDMVPLGQHTEEYFSGSKPQTVLNRFREELAILDKEIIERNAKLEIPYEYLQPSRVENSVTI from the exons ATGGGCCGCTATCTTGTCGGTGTGGAAACCGGGAGTTCTGTCTTCGCGGGGTCCAACAACCAGGTTAAGCTATGGCTAGTCGGAGAGCTCGGGGAGGAGGCACTGGACCTGCGGCTGCGACCCTGTCGGGGAAAG GTAGAGGAATTCAATGTAGAAGTTTCGAAGATCCTGGGTCCCCTCCTGTTCGTGAAGGTGTGCAAACGTCGCCTCCTCACTGAAGACAATTGGTTTTGCAACCGAATCACTGTGCAAGGTCCCGGGGACGAGGGAGAGGAAGCGACGTTTCCGTGCTACCGCTGGGTGCTGAGTGAAGGCACAGTCTGCTTCCCCGAAGGCACTG CCCGGACAGTCAGGGATGACCCCCGGGGCTTCTTCAAGACGTACAGAGAGGAAGagctgaaggagagaaagaagcagtACAG TTGGCAATCCTGGAAGGATAATGTAGTGCGAACAGTCTCCGGGGCTACTCTGAGTGATCTTCCTTTGGATGAAAGATTTCATGAGGACAAGAGAATTGACTTTGAGTTCTCCCTGGCCAAGGG GCTTAAAGACCTTGCCATCAAGGATACTTTAAACATCCTGACTTCCTGGAAGAGCCTGGAAGATTTCGATCGAATTTTTTGGCCTGGTCAGAGTAAGCTGGCAG AGAAGGTTCGAGAATCCTGGAAGGATGATGCATTCTTTGGGTACCAGTTCCTGAATGGTGCTAATCCCATGATCCTGAGACGATCCACCAAAATCCCATCCCGACTAAAGTTGCCTCTCGGTTCAGAAGAGCTTCAGGTGGAGCTGGAAAAACATCTCCAA GCAGGCTCACTGTTTGAAGCTGACTTTTCTCTCCTGGAAGGAGTTCAGGGCAATGTAGTCCTCTGCTGCCAGCAGTACCTGGCCGCTCCCCTGGTCATGCTGAAGTTGGAGCCAGATGGGAATCTGCTGCCCATAGCCATCCAA ATCCAGGTACCCAGCTTGAACTCACCAACACCACCAGTGTTCTTGCCCTCTGATCCACCCATGGCATGGCTTCTCGCCAAAGCCTGGGTCAGGAGCTCAGACTTCCAGCTTCACCAACTACAGTACCATCTTCTGAGAGGGCATCTGATGGCCGAGGTGATCTCTGTGGCCACTATGAGATGTCTCCCAACACTGCATCCCATCTTCAAG ATCCTGATCCCTCATCTTCGCTACACGATGGAGATCAACATCAGAGCCCGGACAGGGCTTGTCTCTGATGGGGGAGTATTTGACCAG GTGGTAAGCAGCGGTGGAGGAGGACATGTCACCATACTCCAGAAAGCAGGAAGTCATCTGACCTATAGATCACTCTGTCCACCCAATGACCTGGCTGATCGAAATCTGCTTGGGGTACCATCTTCCCACTATGCTCAAGATGCCCTCCGGCTCTGGGACATCATCAAAAG ATATGTGGAGGGGATAGTCCATCTCTACTATGCAGGAGATGAGGATGTGGAAAATGATCCTGAGATACAAGCTTGGTGCAAAGAGATCACTGAGATTGGCCTTAATGGAGCCCAGGACCGGG GTTTCCCCACCTCCTTCCATTCCAGGGATGATCTCTGTTTCTTTGTGGCCATGTGCATCTTCACTTGTACCGGCCAGCACTCGTCTGTCCACCAGGGACAG CTGGACTGGTATGCCTGGGTTCCTAATGCCCCATGTACTATGCGTATGCCCCCACCCAGTGGAAAGGATGTGACGCTGGAGATGGTGATGGCCACTCTGCCCAATGTCCACCAGGCATCCCTCCAGATGTCTATAACATGGCAACTCGGTCGAACTCAGCCAGACATG GTTCCCCTGGGACAGCACACAGAAGAGTACTTCTCAGGGTCTAAGCCCCAGACTGTACTGAACCGTTTTAGGGAAGAGTTGGCCATCCTGGACAAGGAAATCATCGAGAGGAATGCTAAGCTGGAAATCCCCTACGAATACCTGCAGCCCAGCCGAGTGGAGAACAGTGTCACCATCTGA